A single region of the Erythrobacter sp. HL-111 genome encodes:
- the pyrF gene encoding orotidine-5'-phosphate decarboxylase gives MTNPVYLALDIPQIEPAKALLAKVKAHVGGVKLGLEFFCAHGAHGVHEIAHMGLPIFLDLKFHDIPNTVAAAMQAIHVYEPAIVTVHASGGRAMMEDAKAAAAEGCKVVGVTMLTSLDTGDLAKTGIYGSEETQVMRLAELAHEAGLDGIVCSGHEVARVKKAWKDGFFVVPGLRLPGSGTGDQKRVVTPRAARDAGASVLVIGRPISRAEDPEAAARAIEATL, from the coding sequence GTGACTAACCCGGTCTATCTCGCCCTCGATATCCCCCAGATCGAGCCGGCCAAGGCGTTGCTGGCCAAGGTCAAGGCCCATGTCGGCGGGGTCAAGCTCGGCCTCGAATTCTTCTGCGCCCACGGCGCGCACGGCGTCCACGAGATCGCCCACATGGGCCTGCCGATCTTCCTCGACCTCAAGTTCCACGACATCCCCAACACCGTCGCCGCGGCGATGCAGGCGATCCACGTCTACGAACCCGCGATCGTCACCGTCCACGCATCGGGCGGGCGCGCGATGATGGAGGACGCCAAGGCCGCTGCCGCCGAAGGGTGCAAGGTCGTGGGTGTCACCATGCTGACCAGCCTCGATACGGGCGACCTCGCCAAGACCGGCATCTACGGCAGCGAGGAGACGCAGGTCATGCGCCTCGCCGAACTCGCGCACGAGGCGGGGCTCGACGGGATCGTGTGTTCGGGCCACGAGGTCGCGCGCGTGAAGAAGGCGTGGAAGGACGGGTTCTTCGTCGTGCCGGGCCTGCGCCTGCCGGGTTCGGGCACGGGCGACCAGAAGCGCGTCGTCACCCCGCGCGCGGCGCGCGATGCGGGGGCGAGCGTGCTCGTCATCGGCCGCCCGATCAGCCGCGCCGAGGACCCGGAGGCCGCCGCGCGCGCGATCGAGGCGACGCTCTAG
- the radC gene encoding DNA repair protein RadC produces MPQGDDSFDFGEERPPAPRSFVSDAGSHAGSGHRARLRERLLKGGAEALADYEVLEYLLFAAIPRGDTKPIAKALLARFGSLAGVLNADPKALQRTRGVGENTAAALKAVATASRRMARSEVGKKPVLGSWQALIDYLTADMAHLTVERVRVLYLDTRNRLIDDHHLADGTIDEASLHPREVIRRAMDVGAAALILVHNHPSGHPEPSRADIDVTRRIAEAGRLLGVTVHDHVIVGREGHASLRAKGLI; encoded by the coding sequence TTGCCGCAAGGGGACGACAGCTTCGATTTCGGGGAGGAGCGCCCGCCCGCGCCCCGCTCCTTCGTTTCGGACGCGGGCAGCCACGCCGGCTCGGGCCACCGCGCCCGCCTGCGCGAGCGGCTGCTGAAAGGCGGGGCCGAGGCGCTCGCCGATTACGAGGTGCTCGAATACCTGCTCTTCGCCGCGATCCCGCGCGGCGACACCAAGCCGATCGCCAAGGCCCTGCTCGCCCGGTTCGGCAGCCTTGCCGGCGTGCTCAACGCCGATCCCAAGGCGCTCCAGCGGACGAGGGGCGTGGGCGAGAACACCGCGGCGGCGCTGAAGGCGGTCGCCACCGCCTCGCGTCGCATGGCGCGCAGCGAGGTCGGCAAAAAGCCGGTGCTCGGCAGCTGGCAGGCGCTGATCGACTACCTCACCGCCGACATGGCGCATCTCACGGTCGAGCGGGTGCGGGTGCTCTACCTCGACACCAGGAACCGCCTGATCGACGACCACCACCTCGCCGACGGGACCATCGACGAGGCGAGCCTTCACCCGCGCGAGGTGATCCGCCGGGCGATGGACGTGGGCGCGGCGGCGCTGATCCTCGTCCACAATCACCCCAGCGGCCATCCCGAGCCGAGCCGCGCGGACATCGACGTCACCCGCCGGATCGCGGAGGCCGGCCGCCTGCTGGGCGTCACTGTCCACGACCATGTCATCGTCGGGCGCGAGGGCCATGCGAGCCTGCGCGCGAAGGGGCTGATCTAG
- the purB gene encoding adenylosuccinate lyase, which translates to MVPRYARPAMTALWEPEAKYRIWFEIEAHATEKLGELGVVPKSAAKALWDWWATDPVIDVAAIDAIEAVTRHDVIAFLTWVAEQVGEEARFMHQGMTSSDVLDTTLSVQLARATDILLDDMDALLAAIRTRAEEHKYTPTIGRSHGIHAEPVTFGLKLAQAYAEFDRCRERLVAARREIATCAISGAVGTFANIDPAVEAHVAGKLGLAVEPISTQVIPRDRHAMYFATLAVIAGSIERLAVEIRHLQRTEVLEAEEYFSPGQKGSSAMPHKRNPVLTENLTGQARMIRSFALPALENVALWHERDISHSSVERFIGPDATITLDFALARLTGVLEKLLVYPERMQKNLDAMGGLVHSQRVLLALTQAGISREDAYAIVQRNAMKVWESQGALGLLDLLKADPDVTAALGEAELEEKFDLAYHFRHVDTIFARVFA; encoded by the coding sequence ATGGTCCCCCGCTACGCCCGCCCCGCCATGACCGCCCTGTGGGAGCCGGAGGCGAAATACCGCATCTGGTTCGAGATCGAGGCCCATGCGACCGAGAAGCTCGGCGAGCTCGGCGTCGTCCCGAAATCCGCGGCGAAGGCGTTGTGGGACTGGTGGGCGACCGATCCCGTCATCGACGTCGCGGCGATCGACGCGATCGAGGCGGTAACCAGGCACGACGTGATCGCCTTCCTCACCTGGGTGGCCGAACAGGTCGGGGAAGAAGCGCGCTTCATGCACCAGGGCATGACCAGTTCCGACGTGCTCGACACGACGCTCTCGGTGCAGCTGGCACGCGCCACCGACATCCTTCTCGACGACATGGACGCGCTGCTCGCCGCGATCAGGACGCGCGCGGAAGAGCACAAGTACACGCCGACCATCGGTCGCAGCCACGGCATCCACGCCGAGCCGGTGACCTTCGGGCTCAAGCTCGCGCAGGCCTATGCCGAATTCGACCGCTGCCGCGAGCGGCTGGTCGCCGCGCGCAGGGAAATCGCCACCTGCGCGATCAGCGGCGCGGTCGGCACCTTCGCCAATATCGACCCCGCGGTCGAAGCCCATGTGGCAGGGAAGCTCGGTCTCGCGGTCGAGCCGATCAGCACGCAGGTCATCCCGCGCGACCGCCACGCGATGTATTTTGCGACGCTCGCCGTCATCGCGGGCAGCATCGAACGGCTGGCGGTGGAAATCCGCCACCTCCAGCGCACCGAGGTGCTGGAGGCGGAGGAATATTTCTCCCCCGGCCAGAAGGGCTCGAGCGCGATGCCGCACAAGCGCAACCCGGTGCTGACCGAGAACCTCACCGGGCAGGCGCGCATGATCCGCAGCTTTGCCCTCCCCGCGCTCGAGAACGTCGCGCTGTGGCACGAGCGGGACATCTCGCATTCCTCGGTCGAACGCTTCATCGGCCCGGACGCGACGATCACGCTCGACTTCGCGCTCGCGCGGCTGACGGGCGTTCTCGAAAAGCTGCTGGTCTATCCCGAGCGGATGCAGAAGAACCTCGATGCCATGGGCGGCCTCGTCCATTCGCAGCGCGTGCTGCTGGCGCTCACCCAGGCGGGGATCAGCCGCGAGGACGCCTATGCCATCGTCCAGCGCAACGCGATGAAGGTGTGGGAATCGCAAGGCGCGCTCGGGCTGCTCGACCTGCTCAAGGCCGATCCGGACGTCACCGCGGCGCTGGGCGAGGCCGAGCTCGAGGAGAAGTTCGACCTCGCCTACCACTTCCGCCACGTCGACACGATCTTCGCGCGGGTGTTCGCTTGA
- the trpB gene encoding tryptophan synthase subunit beta has protein sequence MNQPNSFRTLPDENGHFGDYGGRYVAETLMPLVLDLEREYRKAQADPEFAAEFDDLMKHYVGRPSPLYFAERLTEALGGAQVWFKRDELNHTGAHKINNCIGQILLARRMGKTRIIAETGAGQHGVATATVCARFGLPCVIYMGAEDVRRQSPNVFRMKLLGAEVVPVTSGRGTLKDAMNEGLRDWVANVHDTFYIIGTAAGPHPYPEMVRNFQSVIGTEARAQMLERVGRLPDLLVACIGGGSNALGLFHPFLDDPEVAMLGVEAAGHGLDGDEHAASLLGGAPGVLHGNKTYLLQDEDGQITEGHSISAGLDYPGIGPEHAWLKESGRVEYTAVTDDEAIEGFQLLCRTEGIIPALEPSHAIAAVAQRAKQMDREAIILMNLCGRGDKDIFTVAEKLGVEM, from the coding sequence ATGAACCAGCCCAATTCCTTCCGCACCCTGCCCGACGAGAACGGCCATTTCGGCGACTATGGCGGGCGCTATGTCGCCGAAACGCTGATGCCGCTCGTGCTTGACCTCGAACGCGAATATCGCAAGGCGCAGGCCGATCCCGAATTCGCCGCCGAATTCGACGACCTGATGAAGCACTATGTCGGCCGCCCCTCTCCGCTCTATTTCGCGGAAAGGCTGACCGAGGCGCTTGGCGGCGCGCAGGTGTGGTTCAAGCGCGACGAGCTCAACCACACCGGCGCGCACAAGATCAACAATTGCATCGGCCAGATCCTGCTCGCGCGGCGCATGGGCAAGACCCGCATCATCGCCGAAACCGGCGCGGGCCAGCATGGCGTCGCCACCGCCACGGTCTGCGCGCGGTTCGGCCTACCTTGCGTGATTTACATGGGCGCCGAGGACGTGCGGCGGCAATCGCCCAATGTCTTTCGCATGAAGCTGCTGGGGGCCGAGGTCGTCCCCGTCACCAGCGGTCGGGGCACGCTGAAGGACGCAATGAACGAAGGGCTTCGGGACTGGGTCGCCAATGTCCACGACACCTTCTACATCATCGGCACGGCCGCCGGCCCGCATCCGTACCCCGAGATGGTCCGGAATTTCCAGAGCGTCATCGGGACCGAGGCGCGCGCGCAGATGCTCGAGCGGGTGGGTCGCCTGCCCGACCTCCTCGTCGCCTGCATCGGCGGCGGGTCAAACGCGCTGGGGCTGTTCCACCCCTTCCTCGACGATCCCGAGGTGGCGATGCTCGGCGTGGAGGCGGCGGGCCACGGCCTTGACGGCGACGAACACGCCGCATCGCTCCTCGGCGGCGCGCCCGGCGTGCTTCACGGCAACAAAACCTATCTGCTGCAGGACGAAGACGGCCAGATCACCGAAGGCCACTCGATCAGCGCCGGCCTCGACTATCCCGGAATCGGGCCTGAGCACGCCTGGCTGAAGGAATCGGGCCGGGTCGAATACACCGCCGTCACCGACGACGAGGCGATCGAGGGCTTCCAATTGCTCTGCCGCACCGAGGGAATCATCCCGGCGCTTGAACCGAGCCACGCCATCGCGGCCGTGGCGCAGCGCGCCAAGCAGATGGACCGCGAGGCGATCATCCTGATGAATCTGTGCGGAAGGGGCGACAAGGACATCTTCACCGTGGCGGAGAAGCTCGGGGTGGAGATGTGA
- a CDS encoding LapA family protein, whose amino-acid sequence MQIVRTIVWVLIVIAVLAFSLFNWEPVEITLWDNLVLETKVPALVIIAFLLGLVPMWLYHRSVKWSLRRRIRSLENSLKSNALSRRHEPHHGDTPAPATAPTPVPAPVHDPAPKSVDSDGASGDTLAPVPRNPSE is encoded by the coding sequence ATGCAGATCGTGAGAACCATCGTGTGGGTGTTGATCGTCATCGCGGTCCTTGCCTTTTCCCTGTTCAACTGGGAGCCGGTCGAGATCACGCTGTGGGACAACCTCGTGCTCGAAACGAAGGTCCCCGCGCTCGTCATCATCGCCTTCCTGCTCGGCCTGGTGCCGATGTGGCTCTACCATCGCAGCGTGAAATGGAGCCTCAGGCGACGCATCCGCAGCCTCGAGAACTCGCTCAAGTCGAACGCGCTCTCGCGCCGGCACGAACCCCATCACGGCGATACGCCTGCCCCTGCCACCGCACCCACCCCTGTCCCCGCCCCGGTGCACGATCCGGCGCCCAAAAGTGTGGACAGCGACGGAGCGAGCGGCGACACGCTCGCGCCGGTCCCGCGCAATCCCTCGGAGTGA
- a CDS encoding YdbH domain-containing protein: MSADPRPARRGPTILAALLLALVVAALLGWSARERIAVGVIDDALEELDIPASYDIVSVGPRQQVLANIVVGDPARPDLVIERAVIGIDYMLGLPAIGRVRLVRPRLHASYRDGTFSAGALDPLLEPGEGEAGLPDLALELVDGRALIETDYGNVGVKAEGSGRLDDGFAGTIAATAPGIGSGDCRAARASLYGAITTDDGAPSFAGPIRLRGAKCGGTRVARADIAARLALAPSLDSLEGGFGLAAAGLAGEGLAAQRLGGNGQVGWKGGIFNLRHDLAARGVDTGLARFDSLAADGALRSVGGFARSEWDARLTGEGVAIAALDGADLAAFGDSFEDTLLAPLTRKFARNLDAAMAGGTLRADVTLRQEDGALSVLVPEARLAARGGETILAASRVSWAGGALRGNLVTGGAGLPRITGRMEQAGESGELVFRLAMAPYEAEGARISVPGMELRQAAGAITFAGRAEASGPIPGGRIEGFALPLAGSYADGRLSFGRGCTRVSFDRLVYADLALGRESVTLCPHGTGAMLAYDEALRLSLATRDLALDGRLGETRLRLAAERAVLTSPEGFALDGLDVVLGEDEAAVRLAAATLTGTVGETLAGEFAGGTAALDPVPLDLAALSGRWAYEEGVLSLDRGAFLLSERTGGEARFEPLIARDAVLAIDGRTVQAEAALRHPGSDALVTRVAIRHDLETARGSAVLDVPGVVFGDRLAPDDLTYLAKGVVADVEGTITGEGGIEWDGEGVTSSGRFRTDDLDLAAAFGPLTGLAGEIVFTDLLALTTAPGQVVTIETINPGVEVLAGRVAFSLSEGRIVRVEDARWPFMGGTLVMRPVDLDYGRSGEKAYVFEIVGLEAARFVAEMELTNLSATGTFDGVVPIVFDADGNGRIEEGLLLSRPPGGNVAYVGELTYEDMGAMANFAFNALRSLDYTRMAVALEGSLAGEIVTRFTFDGVGQGEGASRNFVTRRLSRLPIRFKINVRSQNFHQLATMVRSFWDADYLGNPVDRGLLKTQDGRFVPRTPRPGPAPAPGPAPAPGPGSEPPGPDEATRPEDPPVQLPESEVNL; encoded by the coding sequence GTGTCCGCTGACCCCCGGCCCGCGCGCCGGGGGCCGACGATCCTCGCCGCCCTCTTGCTCGCGCTGGTCGTCGCGGCGCTCCTCGGATGGTCCGCCCGCGAAAGGATCGCGGTCGGCGTGATCGACGACGCGCTGGAGGAGCTCGACATCCCGGCCAGCTACGACATCGTCTCGGTCGGGCCGCGGCAACAGGTGCTGGCGAACATCGTGGTGGGCGATCCCGCACGGCCCGACCTGGTAATCGAGCGGGCGGTGATCGGGATCGATTACATGCTCGGCCTCCCCGCGATCGGCCGGGTACGGCTGGTGCGCCCGCGGCTCCACGCCAGTTATCGCGATGGCACGTTCAGCGCGGGCGCGCTCGATCCGCTGCTCGAACCCGGCGAGGGCGAAGCGGGCCTGCCGGACCTCGCGCTCGAACTCGTCGACGGGCGCGCCCTGATCGAAACCGATTACGGAAACGTCGGCGTCAAGGCCGAGGGGTCGGGCCGGCTCGATGACGGCTTTGCCGGCACGATCGCCGCGACCGCGCCCGGCATCGGCAGCGGCGATTGCCGCGCGGCCCGCGCGTCGCTCTATGGTGCGATCACCACCGATGACGGCGCACCCTCCTTCGCCGGGCCGATCCGGCTGCGCGGGGCGAAATGCGGCGGCACCCGGGTCGCGCGCGCCGACATCGCCGCGCGGCTCGCGCTGGCGCCATCGCTCGATTCGCTCGAAGGCGGGTTCGGCCTCGCCGCAGCGGGGCTTGCGGGAGAGGGGCTTGCCGCGCAGCGGCTCGGCGGGAACGGGCAGGTCGGCTGGAAGGGCGGCATCTTCAACTTGCGCCACGATCTTGCCGCGCGCGGGGTCGACACTGGTCTTGCGCGCTTTGACAGCCTGGCCGCGGACGGGGCGCTGCGCAGCGTCGGCGGTTTCGCGCGCAGCGAATGGGACGCGCGGCTCACGGGCGAGGGGGTGGCGATCGCCGCGCTTGACGGGGCGGACCTCGCCGCGTTCGGGGACAGTTTCGAGGACACCCTGCTCGCCCCGCTGACCCGCAAGTTCGCGCGCAATCTCGACGCCGCGATGGCGGGAGGCACTTTGCGCGCCGACGTGACGCTGCGGCAGGAGGACGGCGCGCTTTCGGTCCTCGTGCCCGAAGCGCGGCTCGCCGCGCGCGGGGGCGAGACGATCCTCGCCGCCTCGCGGGTGAGCTGGGCGGGCGGGGCGCTGCGCGGCAACCTGGTGACGGGCGGCGCGGGCCTGCCTCGGATCACCGGGCGGATGGAGCAGGCGGGCGAAAGCGGCGAGCTTGTCTTCCGGCTCGCCATGGCCCCTTACGAGGCGGAGGGCGCGCGGATCTCGGTCCCGGGCATGGAGCTGCGCCAGGCTGCGGGCGCGATCACCTTCGCCGGCCGCGCCGAGGCGAGCGGGCCGATCCCCGGCGGGCGGATCGAGGGTTTCGCCCTGCCGCTCGCGGGGAGCTATGCGGACGGCCGGCTCTCGTTCGGGCGGGGCTGCACGCGCGTCTCCTTCGACCGGCTCGTCTATGCCGATCTCGCGCTCGGGCGGGAAAGCGTGACGCTCTGCCCGCACGGCACGGGCGCGATGCTGGCCTATGACGAGGCGCTCCGCCTCTCGCTCGCCACGCGGGATCTCGCGCTGGACGGGCGGCTGGGCGAGACGCGGCTACGGCTGGCGGCGGAGCGCGCGGTGCTGACCTCGCCGGAGGGATTCGCCCTCGACGGCCTCGATGTCGTGCTGGGCGAGGACGAGGCCGCGGTGCGTCTCGCCGCCGCCACGCTGACGGGCACGGTGGGCGAGACGCTTGCGGGCGAGTTCGCCGGGGGCACCGCGGCGCTTGATCCGGTGCCGCTCGATCTCGCCGCGCTTTCGGGCCGCTGGGCCTACGAGGAGGGCGTGCTCTCGCTCGACCGGGGCGCCTTCCTCCTGTCCGAGCGGACCGGGGGCGAGGCGCGGTTCGAGCCGCTCATCGCGCGCGATGCGGTGCTCGCCATCGACGGCCGGACCGTGCAGGCCGAAGCCGCCCTGCGCCACCCCGGCTCCGATGCACTGGTGACCCGGGTCGCGATCCGGCACGATCTCGAAACGGCGCGGGGCAGCGCGGTGCTCGACGTGCCCGGCGTCGTGTTCGGCGACAGGCTCGCTCCCGACGATCTCACCTACCTCGCCAAGGGCGTCGTCGCCGACGTCGAGGGCACGATCACCGGCGAGGGGGGAATCGAGTGGGACGGCGAGGGGGTGACCAGTTCGGGCCGCTTCCGCACCGACGACCTGGACCTTGCCGCCGCCTTCGGCCCGCTGACGGGGCTTGCGGGGGAGATCGTCTTCACCGACCTCCTCGCGCTCACCACCGCGCCGGGGCAGGTCGTGACGATCGAGACGATCAATCCCGGCGTCGAGGTGCTGGCCGGACGCGTCGCCTTCTCGCTCAGCGAGGGGCGGATCGTGCGCGTCGAGGACGCGCGCTGGCCCTTCATGGGCGGGACGCTCGTCATGCGCCCGGTCGATCTCGATTACGGCAGGTCCGGCGAGAAAGCCTATGTCTTCGAGATCGTCGGGCTCGAGGCCGCGCGCTTCGTCGCGGAGATGGAGCTGACCAATCTTTCCGCCACCGGAACCTTCGACGGGGTGGTGCCGATCGTGTTCGATGCGGACGGGAACGGGCGGATAGAGGAGGGCCTGCTGCTCTCGCGCCCGCCCGGCGGGAACGTCGCCTATGTCGGGGAACTGACCTACGAGGACATGGGGGCGATGGCCAATTTCGCCTTCAACGCGCTGCGCTCGCTCGACTACACGCGCATGGCGGTCGCGCTCGAGGGGAGCCTCGCGGGGGAGATCGTCACCCGCTTCACCTTCGACGGGGTCGGCCAGGGCGAGGGGGCGAGCCGCAATTTCGTCACCCGACGCCTGTCGCGCCTGCCGATCCGGTTCAAGATCAACGTGCGTTCGCAGAACTTCCACCAGCTTGCGACCATG
- a CDS encoding phosphoribosylanthranilate isomerase, with amino-acid sequence MSVHIKICGLSTSETVAAAVAGGASHVGFVHFEPSPRHVGLKQAADLREGLPAGVKAVLLLVNAGIETTAHAIEVVRPDVIQFHGKETPEWIALVRERTGVETWRAIGVRGAETLDKASRYRDAADRLLFDAPPPQASALPGGNGVGFDWTVLAHHDHVLPWGLAGGLTPDNVAAAIRATGAPLVDASSGLESAPGVKDVDKIAAFCQAARSA; translated from the coding sequence ATGTCGGTGCACATCAAGATCTGCGGGCTTTCCACGAGCGAAACCGTCGCCGCGGCGGTGGCGGGGGGCGCGAGCCATGTCGGCTTCGTCCATTTCGAGCCGAGCCCCCGCCATGTCGGTCTGAAACAGGCCGCCGACCTGCGCGAAGGGCTGCCCGCCGGGGTCAAGGCGGTGCTGCTGCTCGTCAACGCCGGGATCGAGACGACGGCGCACGCGATCGAGGTGGTAAGGCCCGACGTGATCCAGTTCCACGGGAAGGAAACCCCCGAATGGATCGCCCTCGTGCGCGAGCGGACGGGGGTCGAGACGTGGCGCGCGATCGGGGTCAGGGGCGCGGAGACATTGGACAAGGCCAGCCGCTACAGGGACGCCGCCGACCGCCTGCTGTTCGACGCGCCCCCGCCGCAGGCGAGCGCGCTGCCGGGCGGAAATGGGGTCGGTTTCGACTGGACCGTGCTGGCACACCACGACCACGTGCTGCCCTGGGGCCTCGCGGGCGGGCTCACCCCCGACAACGTCGCCGCGGCGATCCGCGCGACCGGCGCGCCGCTGGTCGATGCCTCCTCCGGCCTCGAAAGCGCGCCCGGCGTCAAGGACGTGGACAAGATCGCGGCCTTCTGTCAGGCGGCGCGCTCGGCGTGA
- the trpA gene encoding tryptophan synthase subunit alpha: MTDRLSPRLSGAFSAPHPAFVAFITAGDGDTAANLDALVAGGADVIELGMPFTDPMADGPAIQSANLRSLAAGTTTADVLRMASEFRSRHPDVPLVLMGYANPMIRRGPEWFADAAAAAGVDGVICVDIPPEEDEALGPALRARGIAPIRLATPTTDAARLPRVLEGSEGFVYYVSVAGITGKQQAAIDSIEANVARIKQSTDLPVAVGFGVRTPEQAAAIARVADGVVVGSAFVDLVGEFGKDAPERLRELTSAMVGAIRSARERQET; this comes from the coding sequence ATGACTGACCGCCTCTCTCCGCGTCTTTCGGGCGCCTTCTCCGCCCCCCACCCCGCCTTCGTCGCCTTCATCACCGCTGGCGATGGCGACACCGCCGCGAACCTCGATGCGCTGGTCGCGGGCGGTGCGGATGTGATCGAGCTGGGCATGCCCTTCACCGATCCGATGGCCGATGGCCCCGCGATCCAGAGCGCCAACTTGCGCTCGCTCGCAGCGGGAACCACCACCGCCGATGTGCTCCGCATGGCGAGCGAGTTCCGCTCGCGCCACCCCGACGTGCCGCTCGTCCTGATGGGCTATGCCAACCCGATGATCCGGCGCGGGCCGGAATGGTTCGCTGACGCCGCCGCCGCAGCAGGCGTGGACGGCGTCATCTGCGTCGACATCCCGCCGGAGGAAGACGAGGCGCTCGGTCCCGCCCTGCGCGCGCGCGGCATCGCCCCGATCCGCCTCGCCACGCCGACCACCGACGCCGCGCGCCTGCCGCGCGTGCTCGAAGGCTCGGAGGGCTTCGTCTATTACGTCTCGGTCGCCGGGATCACGGGCAAGCAGCAGGCGGCGATCGATTCGATCGAAGCCAACGTCGCCCGCATCAAGCAGTCGACCGACCTGCCCGTCGCGGTCGGCTTTGGCGTGCGCACGCCCGAACAGGCCGCCGCCATCGCGCGCGTCGCGGACGGTGTCGTCGTCGGTTCGGCCTTCGTCGATCTCGTCGGCGAATTTGGCAAGGACGCGCCCGAGCGGCTAAGGGAACTGACTTCGGCAATGGTGGGCGCGATCAGATCCGCGCGTGAGAGGCAAGAGACATGA